The following nucleotide sequence is from uncultured Roseateles sp..
GTCTATGCCGGCCGGCCCCAGCTCGGCCAGCTTGGCGGCGTTCTCGGCCAGGCAGGCAATATCTGACCCCATCAGCTGCGCCCGCACAGGCACGCCCGAGGGCGTGCGCCCGCCATTGAGCAGCTCGGGCACGATGCGGATGAAGGTGCGATTCGGCAGCAAGGTGCCGGTGACGCGGATGAACTCCGACACGCAGCGGTCTATGCCGCCGACGCGCGTCAGCACATCGCGCAAGGTGAAGTCGAGCAGGCCCTCCATGGGCGCCAACAGAATCGTCATCGCGCCTGCCCCTCACACCAGCCGCGCCAGGCCCGGCGCAGCAGCGCGTCGAAATGGCCGGCAAAGCGCGGCGCATCGCACAGCGGTGAGCGCAACAGCCGTTCGCGCAGGCCGGCACGCAGCGCGGCCAGGGCCTGCGGATCACCGGCATGGGCGACGGCACGGGCCAGGTAGTCGTCCCCGTCGGCGGCCACCCAGTCGGGCAGGTCGAGGTTTTGCAGCAGGCTCTCGCCCTGGCGCGACAGCGCCGTGGCGCCGCGCAGGCTCAAGACCGGCACGCCCATCCACAGGCCCTCGACGCTGGTCGTGCCGCCCGGATAGGGAAAGGGGTCGAGCGCGATGTCTACCCTGTTGTAAGCGGCCAGGTACTCGGCGCGCGGCGAGGCGCCTTCCAGCAGCAGGCGCTCGGGGGCAATGCCATGTCGGGCGAAGCGCTCATGCAGCGCGTCCTGCCGCGCGCACTTCAGCAGCAGCCGGCTGCCAGGCAACGCCAGCAGCACACGCGCCCACAGCGCGACCACCGCCTCGTTCATCTTCAAGGGCTTGTTGAAGCAGCCGAAGGTGATGGCGCCTTGCGTCAGCGCCGGCAAGGGGCCGACCGCGATGTCCAGCGCCGGTGGCGTGAAGCACAGAAAGGTCTCGGGCAGGCGCAGCACCGGCTCGACGAATTCCGCCTCGGCGCCGGGCGGTGTGATCCAGGGATCGCCAACAAAGGCGTCGATGGCGTCCAGTCCGGTGCTTGCGCAATAGCCCAGCCAGCTCAGTTGAACCGGCGCCGGCTTCCAGGCGAACACCGGCAGCCGGTTGTGAGCGGTGTGGCCGGCCAGATCGATCAGCACGTCGATCGCATCGGCATGGATCTGCTGCGCCAGCGCTTCATCGCTCAGAGCCCGCACCGCACGCCAGTGCTGGCAGTGGCTGCGGATCGCCATTGAAACGGCATCGTCAGTCGCTTGATTGGCATAGACGACAAGATCCACCTCGCGGCCCAGTTCGGCCAGCACCGACTGCGCGAAATAGCCGACCGGGTGTTTGCGCAGATCAGCCGACACCAGGCCCACGCGCAGGCGCCGGTCGGGCTCACGACGGCACAGCCAGCTCGTGAACGGGTGTGCCACCTGCGCCGCCAGCAGGCCAAACTGCCGCGCCTCGTCCAACGCCCCAGCCTGCTGGGGGCGGTAGTTCAGCATGAACAGCAGATTGCTGCGCGCCTCGAAGTTCAGCGGCTCCAGCGCCAGTGCGGCACGGTAGCTGGCCGCGGCATCGTCGAAACGGCCCATCTCCTTGTACGCATAGGCCAGATTGCTGTGGAACAGTCCATGGCCCGGCTGCAACGCAATGGCGCGCTGATAGTGCGGCAGCGCCTCGTCGGCACGGCCCAGCGCCTGCAAGGCATTGGCCAGGCTGCCATGGGCCTCGGCATGGTCGGGCCTGAGGCGCAATGCATCGCGGTAGCTGGCGGCTGCGGCCTCCTGCTGGCCCAGTTCGGCCAGGGCAATGCCCAGCTTGAAATGCGCCTGCAACAGCTGGGGATTGAACTGCAGCGCGCGGCGGTAGCTGGCCGCGGCCTCGTCCCAGCGGGCCTGCAGCGTCAGCACATTGCCCAGATTCAGATGGGCCACCGCAAAACCGGGCTGCAGTGCCAGCGCGCGCTGCAGGCTGGCGGCGGCCTCGTCCAGCCGACCCAGGCCGGTCAGGGCCAGGCCGAGATTGCTGGCCAGATCGGCATCGCCGGGCAGCAGCGCGGCGGCCTGCTGCAAGGCTTCGAACGCCGGCTTGCCCTGCGCCAGCAGGGCCACGCTCAGGCCCTTCCAGACCTCGCCGGCCTGCGGATGGCGGGCCAGCAGTGCCCGCGCATGGCCCTCCATCTCGGCATAGCGGCGGGCGCTGAACAGCGCGAACAGCTGCTGCAGCTCAGCGTGGGGTAAGGCGGGTAAGGAAGGCGGGAGACTCATGCGGAGGTGAAGTGGCCAAGCGCGCATTATTGCCCGCCGGCCCTTTCACTCACCGCGCCGCGGCGAGGGGCACCGCTCTACTTGCGCTGCTTGCGGGCGACCGCGCCCAGGGCCAGCAGGCCGCTGAGCATCAGCGCCCAGCTGGTGGGTTCCGGCACCGGGGCCAGCGCGCCATCGACCGAGAAGGCGATGAACTGGGTCTGCTGGCTGGCGGCGAAGTTGTTGTCGGCCACCAGCACCAGGGTCTGCTTGCCATTGACGACGGGGCCGAAGGTGATGCCCTCGACGTTGTCGAGCAGCAGCGCCGTGCCGTCGTCGTTCTTGACCTGGCCCAGGTCCAGCAGCAACTGCTTGCTCATGGCCTGGTAGCTCTGGCCCTGCAGCGCGGCCAGGCCCGAAACCTCGCTGGCGCCGGTGGTCGAGGTCAGGTAGATGCGGATGCTGTTGCCCACGCCGGTGGAGAACGAACGCTCCAGGGCCAGGAAATGGCTGTCGTCGACGGCCAGCAGCTCGACCAGGCCGTTGGTGGCAAAGCTGCCGGTCGGGTTCGGCGCATCGGTGACGGCGTCGGTCAGGTAGACGTATTCGCGCTCGCGCAGGCCGCTGGTCAGATTGAACTGGGCCACGCGCGACGGCGAGGCCACGCCGACCGCGGCGGCCGGGCCGTCCTGGGTCAGCGCATTCTCGGTCGCCACCCAGGCGGTCTTGCCATCCTTGGAAACCGTCAGGCTTTCGAAGGCCAGGTTGTTGCGGATGCCGCGGTCACCGGCGATCTCGCCCGAGTTGCTGCCGCTGGGCAGGTAGGCGGTGGGGATCTGGAAGTCGCGCAGATGGCTGCCGTCCAGCGCGGCCTGGCGCAGCGTCGGGCTCTGGAAGCCGGCTGCGGTGCGCTGGCCCTCGTTGGTCCACAGCAGGGTCGGGCCACTGGCACCGGGCAACAGGCGGATGGACTCGGGGTCCACCTTCAGTGCGCCGAAGGCGCTGCCGTCGGCCGTCAGCAGCGTGGTCACCTGCTTGAAGTTGACGCCGGCCGAGCCCGGGGTGTTGGAGCGCTGGAACTTGCCCAGATCCAGGTCAAGGCCATAGAAACGCGCCGCGTTGAACTGGCTGCGGTCGTCGCTGATGGCGAAGTAGCCGCCGGTGCGGGCGTTGTAGTCGATGCCGGACAGGCCGCCGACCTGGGTGCCCGCAAACTGCGTGCCGGTGGCCAGGGCCTGCTGGCCCAGGTAGTTGAGGCTGGCCGCCTGGCTTTCACCGAAGGCGGCGATCATCAGGCCGGCGAGCAGGGCCAGGCCCAGGCGCCCGTTGACCGAGTTGTTGTGATTCATGAGGACTCCCCTTGGGTGTGAGACACGATGACCGCAGTCTGGCCGTGGCCGGTGACAGGCGTGGGTCGCCGCGCGCCGGCTGCCACAGGCCGATCGGCCTATGCCAGCCGCGGTCCGCGTGACCGAGTTCACGACGGCGCGCGACCCATGGGCGGGCATGGCCGCCAGGCAGCGGATACTGTTCAGCGCAACATCGACACGCATGCCGCCCAGGCCGCCCCCCATCACCGGCTCGGCATGCACCCACCCCTGCGAGCCCGCACGCTGATGGACGACTCCAATCCCAGAGCCCCCACCCCGGCCGACAGCGGCTGGTGGCAGCGCTTCCATCGTGCCCATCTGTTCGACTACAACGCCAGGGCCACCCGTTTCTGGGTCGGCATGGCGCTCAGCGGCCTGGCGGCGATGGCGTTCAGCCTGCTGCAGCTGAGCCGGCTGGCCCAGTCGGACGCCGCCGCCCTGTGGCAGGTGCTGGGCTGGACGGCGCTGACCATGGTCGCGGCGGCCTTTCCGATCCCGATTCCGCGCAGCAAGACCTCGGTCTCCACCGGCGACGTGCTGATCTTCCTGCTGCTGGCCCTGCATGGCATGCCGGCCGCCGTGCTGGCCGCCGGGCTGGAGGGCCTGCTCGGCTCGATTCGCACCTCCAAACGGCTGAGCAGCCGGGTCGGCAGCCTGGCCGCTGCGTCGCTGGGCATGGGCCTGGCCGGCACGCTGTTCACCTGCTTGCAGGCGGCCTTGCAGGACCTGGGCATGGCCCATCCGGCAGCTCATCTCGCCAGCTTGGCAGCGGCGGCATTGCTGCACTTCTTCGTCAGCACCTGGGCCATGTCCCAGGTGCTCTACCTCAAGCGCGGGCTCAGCCTGGGCCTGGGCGAATGGCTGTCCAGCATGAGCTGGGTCGGCGCGCTGTTCCTGGTCTCGGCCCTGCTGGCCGGCCTGCTGTCGCTGAACGCCAGGCAGTTCGGCCAGTCGGCCGTGCTGGTCGGCATGCTGGCGATGGGCCTGTCACTGGCCTTGCTGCGCACGCACTTCCGCCGCCAGGCCGTCGAGCATGAGGCCCAGGAGGTCCGCGTGGCCGCGGCCGAGCTCGAGGCCAGGCACAACCAGCAACGCTTCCACGCCGCCTTCACCCAGGCCTCGATAGGCATGGCCATCGTCGATGCCGACAGCCGTGTGCTGCAGGTCAACCAGGCCCTGTGCAAGCTGCTGGGGTATGCGGACGAGGCGCTGGTGGGACGCAGCTTTCGCAGCCTGCTGCATGGCGGCGATGCGGGCCTGCTGGACCGCCACGTCCAGGGCGTCGCCACGCGCAGCCAGGAGATGTTCTCGATGGAGCTGCGCTGCCTCGGCGCGGACCGGCGCGAGACCTGGGTCTCGCTGCACTGCGCGCGCTTCGACGCCGACACCAGCGCCGGCCTGATCTTCCAGCTGCACGACATCAGCTCGCGCCGCCGTGCCGAGGGGCAGTTGCAGCACATCGCCTATCACGACAGCCTCACCGACCTGCCCAACCGCAACTGTTTTCTGGAGCGGCTGCGGGCGGCCGTGCAGCACAGCCAAAGCGAGCCGCAATACCGTTTTGCGCTGATGGTGCTGGACCTGGATCGCTTCAAGACCGTCAACGACAACCTGGGCCATGCTGCCGGCGACGAGCTGCTCAAGGAGGTCGCGCTGCGCCTGGGCGCCTGTGTGC
It contains:
- a CDS encoding tetratricopeptide repeat protein, with the translated sequence MSLPPSLPALPHAELQQLFALFSARRYAEMEGHARALLARHPQAGEVWKGLSVALLAQGKPAFEALQQAAALLPGDADLASNLGLALTGLGRLDEAAASLQRALALQPGFAVAHLNLGNVLTLQARWDEAAASYRRALQFNPQLLQAHFKLGIALAELGQQEAAAASYRDALRLRPDHAEAHGSLANALQALGRADEALPHYQRAIALQPGHGLFHSNLAYAYKEMGRFDDAAASYRAALALEPLNFEARSNLLFMLNYRPQQAGALDEARQFGLLAAQVAHPFTSWLCRREPDRRLRVGLVSADLRKHPVGYFAQSVLAELGREVDLVVYANQATDDAVSMAIRSHCQHWRAVRALSDEALAQQIHADAIDVLIDLAGHTAHNRLPVFAWKPAPVQLSWLGYCASTGLDAIDAFVGDPWITPPGAEAEFVEPVLRLPETFLCFTPPALDIAVGPLPALTQGAITFGCFNKPLKMNEAVVALWARVLLALPGSRLLLKCARQDALHERFARHGIAPERLLLEGASPRAEYLAAYNRVDIALDPFPYPGGTTSVEGLWMGVPVLSLRGATALSRQGESLLQNLDLPDWVAADGDDYLARAVAHAGDPQALAALRAGLRERLLRSPLCDAPRFAGHFDALLRRAWRGWCEGQAR
- a CDS encoding esterase-like activity of phytase family protein; protein product: MNHNNSVNGRLGLALLAGLMIAAFGESQAASLNYLGQQALATGTQFAGTQVGGLSGIDYNARTGGYFAISDDRSQFNAARFYGLDLDLGKFQRSNTPGSAGVNFKQVTTLLTADGSAFGALKVDPESIRLLPGASGPTLLWTNEGQRTAAGFQSPTLRQAALDGSHLRDFQIPTAYLPSGSNSGEIAGDRGIRNNLAFESLTVSKDGKTAWVATENALTQDGPAAAVGVASPSRVAQFNLTSGLREREYVYLTDAVTDAPNPTGSFATNGLVELLAVDDSHFLALERSFSTGVGNSIRIYLTSTTGASEVSGLAALQGQSYQAMSKQLLLDLGQVKNDDGTALLLDNVEGITFGPVVNGKQTLVLVADNNFAASQQTQFIAFSVDGALAPVPEPTSWALMLSGLLALGAVARKQRK
- a CDS encoding EAL domain-containing protein; this encodes MHPPLRARTLMDDSNPRAPTPADSGWWQRFHRAHLFDYNARATRFWVGMALSGLAAMAFSLLQLSRLAQSDAAALWQVLGWTALTMVAAAFPIPIPRSKTSVSTGDVLIFLLLALHGMPAAVLAAGLEGLLGSIRTSKRLSSRVGSLAAASLGMGLAGTLFTCLQAALQDLGMAHPAAHLASLAAAALLHFFVSTWAMSQVLYLKRGLSLGLGEWLSSMSWVGALFLVSALLAGLLSLNARQFGQSAVLVGMLAMGLSLALLRTHFRRQAVEHEAQEVRVAAAELEARHNQQRFHAAFTQASIGMAIVDADSRVLQVNQALCKLLGYADEALVGRSFRSLLHGGDAGLLDRHVQGVATRSQEMFSMELRCLGADRRETWVSLHCARFDADTSAGLIFQLHDISSRRRAEGQLQHIAYHDSLTDLPNRNCFLERLRAAVQHSQSEPQYRFALMVLDLDRFKTVNDNLGHAAGDELLKEVALRLGACVRPCDLVARLSGDEFALLLEDTTDAAEVLALGARILAALQQPAHIHGTELRPQASIGLSFSSGKPGHGGEADDLLRDADLAMHKAKADGKGRLEVFDHSLNQQNEHRLQLEANLRHAIAAEQLSLVYQPLYALQPRRLIGFEALARWTHPLRGAISPAVFVALAEETGCIQALTNWAIGEATRQLAAWRRESPACDDLVMHVNVSGRDLSRPALVPHVRELLQRHALPAHLLTLEITESALMDQREQAMRTLHELRALGVKLGIDDFGTGYSSLAYLSTLPFDCLKIDRSFVIGMSSSPQNVEIVRAVLSLGRALNKPVIAEGIETPQQLQQLIEMGAPAGQGYLLARPLGPQQAADLLG